A genomic window from Armatimonadota bacterium includes:
- a CDS encoding sugar-binding protein, which produces MRYAVGFLVAIVFSYQHLFGAEIGARSVPLITIPFVEKGPELKGLLSDPLWQKGAKLTGFKSIKDGKPVAFDTTAYILYDPVNLYIGVRCSELYIDQIFAEIKEHDGEVWRDDCVEILLDTNHGHRTAYHIAVNSKGVVSDARRIFDDRADTKWESECAVKADYDKGFWTLEIAIPFKALGVKPVAGLMWGLNICRERMVSPREYSAWANTPGGFVRPDNFGHVVLGGDSSGIRLVTWGNLDTDNLYGGENVLKCEITNPHSQAESASATLVSKINGKTSILAKGSITIPPSATKELSLEYTPAGDPKEIFELRVDLNGSLAMLATHPSTAIPPAPRVWQMDDALFEPLLSKTPPGEQKNGAIYWFHSGNAAELRAFAKEFGVRYSLEEAYKELADYKLMPIVQPHVVAAEPLKSMVAKYHFKVLVEPEWRGAVSKGAQAIGGKPYIFDPKSKDAYLETLKSSIEQAREYIWGVYSWDEMHEQALGQPLELKLQMPDSSLVKEIDEEVKKKFGYGKFGLPDTSKESDPFCWIAYRKWINHKLLEWQKEIYETTKKLAPEIQVVSFDPVAGHKPYELDAIGPFVDIVTHQLYPSGNPNRQEFGFVTKLVADLTGKPVWPCTHVENYAYSTTAEETRELMSQVMRNGGKGFHLYIPDVQGGRAPSGDTKLSKYGCPERFRAIMEIVRMASEMNEVAVPNDPDCAILYSEDHYQSFTAPSYIFPNEPEYAYTFLGPVARTWFKFINDNMVADGRANLKAWKAVFIPGAKYERPEVVKALADYVRDGGVLVCGDPEAFTWAPDGSSLADLRKELLGVDVGPSVEQTEILITDDTSYARLKGLKLSVGGSAFKLTVGNNVKVVATFADGSPAIIEHRFGKGKVIFFASNPFAEKTVGDQAWKDFFKALAENLGLKTGRDIWRFKFPNLKTVYQSDPEGVCLTGNYIRWQQERPINVKNAAVKGTYSYMVPPDEVADEAGEILIEFGKGNLTDRRLAPILTKKVLHPRNFIVTWRKTDQTAVTFDFGKPFSLKRLHLWYSDQLPEMIVEGSEDGKNWSTLASNPKQNPTEDVLDVSLDLPSDTPYRFVRLSFGKRDPGAKMTLVECEIWANPEKDG; this is translated from the coding sequence ATGAGATACGCAGTCGGGTTTCTGGTTGCAATTGTCTTTTCTTATCAACATTTGTTCGGTGCAGAGATTGGGGCACGAAGTGTGCCTCTAATAACAATCCCTTTTGTTGAGAAAGGTCCAGAGCTTAAAGGATTACTTTCTGATCCTCTTTGGCAAAAAGGGGCAAAATTAACGGGCTTCAAGAGTATTAAAGATGGCAAGCCTGTTGCTTTCGATACTACAGCGTATATCCTTTATGACCCTGTAAATCTCTATATTGGAGTTCGATGCTCCGAACTTTACATTGATCAAATCTTCGCTGAGATTAAGGAACATGACGGCGAGGTGTGGCGAGATGATTGTGTCGAAATACTTCTCGACACAAATCATGGGCACCGGACAGCTTATCACATCGCTGTGAACTCCAAAGGCGTTGTTTCGGACGCTCGCCGAATATTTGACGACCGCGCGGACACCAAGTGGGAGAGCGAATGCGCAGTAAAAGCCGACTATGATAAGGGATTTTGGACGCTTGAGATAGCTATTCCCTTCAAGGCTTTGGGCGTGAAGCCAGTTGCAGGCTTAATGTGGGGGTTGAACATATGCCGTGAGCGTATGGTGAGCCCCCGCGAGTATAGCGCATGGGCTAACACTCCGGGCGGATTTGTGCGGCCCGACAATTTTGGTCATGTGGTGCTGGGCGGCGATAGCTCAGGGATTAGGTTGGTAACATGGGGCAATTTGGACACTGATAATCTTTACGGCGGTGAGAATGTTTTAAAATGCGAGATAACTAATCCCCACAGTCAAGCTGAGTCTGCATCGGCAACCCTTGTATCTAAAATTAACGGAAAGACTAGCATTCTAGCAAAAGGTAGCATAACCATTCCGCCTAGTGCAACAAAAGAGCTGTCGCTTGAATACACCCCAGCTGGCGATCCCAAGGAGATTTTTGAACTCAGGGTTGACTTGAATGGCAGCCTGGCAATGTTGGCGACACACCCATCAACAGCTATCCCGCCCGCCCCTAGGGTTTGGCAGATGGATGATGCACTTTTTGAGCCTCTACTTTCGAAGACTCCGCCGGGTGAACAGAAAAACGGTGCGATTTATTGGTTCCATAGCGGCAATGCGGCAGAGCTTCGTGCGTTTGCGAAGGAATTTGGTGTTCGATATTCTTTGGAAGAGGCTTACAAGGAGCTTGCTGATTATAAACTAATGCCTATTGTCCAGCCGCATGTTGTAGCAGCGGAACCTCTTAAAAGTATGGTAGCTAAGTATCATTTTAAGGTGCTAGTTGAGCCTGAATGGCGGGGAGCTGTAAGCAAAGGCGCCCAAGCTATTGGCGGTAAGCCCTATATATTCGACCCAAAGAGCAAAGATGCCTACCTTGAGACCCTTAAGTCGTCCATCGAGCAGGCGCGCGAATATATATGGGGCGTGTATTCGTGGGATGAAATGCATGAGCAAGCTTTGGGGCAACCTCTGGAGCTGAAACTACAGATGCCGGATTCGTCGCTTGTCAAAGAGATAGATGAAGAGGTCAAGAAAAAGTTTGGCTATGGAAAGTTTGGCTTGCCAGATACATCAAAGGAATCCGACCCCTTCTGTTGGATTGCCTACCGTAAATGGATAAATCACAAGTTGCTTGAGTGGCAAAAGGAGATATACGAAACAACTAAGAAACTTGCGCCCGAAATCCAAGTTGTGTCTTTCGACCCCGTTGCCGGGCATAAGCCATATGAACTCGACGCAATTGGCCCATTTGTGGATATAGTGACACACCAACTCTATCCCTCTGGAAACCCCAACCGCCAGGAGTTCGGTTTTGTAACTAAGTTGGTAGCTGACCTAACTGGTAAGCCGGTATGGCCCTGCACCCATGTTGAAAACTATGCTTACTCTACGACCGCAGAGGAGACTCGTGAATTAATGAGCCAGGTAATGCGTAATGGTGGCAAGGGATTTCACCTTTATATTCCTGATGTTCAGGGCGGGCGTGCACCAAGCGGAGATACTAAACTTTCAAAGTATGGATGTCCAGAGCGCTTCCGAGCAATAATGGAAATTGTGCGGATGGCTTCAGAAATGAACGAAGTGGCAGTTCCAAACGACCCAGACTGTGCCATCCTTTATTCAGAGGACCATTACCAGTCGTTTACTGCTCCAAGCTACATATTTCCCAACGAGCCTGAATATGCCTATACATTTCTCGGCCCAGTGGCAAGGACTTGGTTTAAGTTCATTAATGACAATATGGTTGCAGATGGCAGGGCGAACCTTAAGGCATGGAAAGCTGTCTTTATTCCAGGCGCGAAATATGAGCGACCGGAAGTGGTTAAGGCACTTGCAGACTACGTCAGAGATGGCGGTGTATTAGTGTGTGGTGATCCGGAGGCATTTACGTGGGCTCCAGATGGAAGCAGCCTGGCTGATTTGCGCAAAGAGTTGCTGGGCGTTGACGTTGGACCCAGTGTGGAGCAAACAGAGATTTTAATTACCGACGATACTTCGTACGCGCGGCTTAAAGGGCTAAAGCTTTCTGTGGGTGGCTCTGCATTCAAGCTGACCGTGGGCAATAACGTTAAGGTGGTGGCAACCTTTGCCGATGGAAGTCCGGCAATAATTGAGCACAGGTTTGGTAAAGGAAAGGTCATCTTTTTTGCATCAAACCCATTTGCTGAAAAGACAGTTGGGGACCAAGCTTGGAAGGACTTCTTCAAGGCGCTTGCTGAGAATTTGGGACTAAAAACCGGTAGGGACATCTGGCGCTTTAAGTTTCCAAATCTTAAAACAGTTTATCAGTCTGACCCTGAGGGCGTGTGTCTTACTGGTAACTATATAAGGTGGCAGCAAGAGCGACCGATTAATGTGAAAAATGCCGCAGTCAAAGGAACCTATTCGTACATGGTGCCGCCTGACGAAGTTGCCGATGAGGCAGGTGAAATACTAATTGAGTTTGGCAAAGGCAATCTAACTGATAGACGCCTAGCCCCAATCCTTACTAAGAAAGTTTTGCATCCAAGAAACTTTATCGTAACCTGGAGAAAAACTGACCAAACAGCGGTAACTTTTGATTTTGGAAAGCCGTTTTCGCTGAAGAGACTGCACCTTTGGTACTCAGACCAGCTGCCGGAAATGATCGTAGAAGGGAGTGAGGATGGCAAAAACTGGTCTACGTTAGCATCAAACCCAAAGCAGAACCCAACAGAGGACGTATTGGACGTGAGTTTGGACCTGCCCTCCGATACACCTTACCGCTTTGTACGTCTTTCATTTGGAAAGCGGGACCCCGGTGCAAAAATGACGCTGGTAGAGTGTGAAATATGGGCAAATCCAGAAAAAGACGGTTGA